From the genome of Apodemus sylvaticus chromosome 3, mApoSyl1.1, whole genome shotgun sequence, one region includes:
- the Dynlt5 gene encoding dynein light chain Tctex-type 5 isoform X1, whose protein sequence is MSDLTKEKLFLAMKKRGSMCSPNNREFRQKEGCWRIKHSVSTVSHSDEPSQRDESSRLTVRMENTYQLGPTKPFPVATVNRILEDVLTTYLQEAKYDPEFCRQMTKTISEVIKTQVKELAIPRYKLIVMVYIGQRDDQSILIGSRCLWNPKSDTVSSYTFKNSTLFALANVYAVYFE, encoded by the exons ATGTCAGATTTGACTAAAGAGAAACTGTTTCTTGCAATGAAGAAAAGGGGGAGCATGTGTTCCCCAAATAACCGCGAGTTCCGACAGAAGGAAGGTTGCTGGCGCATCAAACA TTCTGTCAGTACCGTGTCCCACTCGGATGAGCCCAGCCAACGAGATGAATCCTCTCGCCTTACCGTCCGGATGGAAAACACCTACCAGTTAG GTCCCACAAAACCTTTCCCCGTGGCCACTGTCAATCGTATTTTGGAAGATGTACTAACTACCTACCTCCAAGAAGCAAAATATGACCCGGAGTTCTGCAGACAAATGACTAAAACAATTTCTGAG GTTATTAAGACCCAGGTCAAGGAATTAGCAATTCCGAGGTATAAACTAATCGTGATGGTTTACATTGGACAACGTGATGATCAGAGCATACTTATTGGCAGCAGATGCCTCTGGAATCCTAAAAGTGATACCGTCTCATCCTATACTTTCAAAAATTCTACTCTCTTTGCACTTGCAAATGTCTACGCAGTTTACTTTGAGTGA
- the Dynlt5 gene encoding dynein light chain Tctex-type 5 isoform X2, whose amino-acid sequence MAQRHGSKRQAQQLEQGAEISHRGPHPQSRDNNLSVSTVSHSDEPSQRDESSRLTVRMENTYQLGPTKPFPVATVNRILEDVLTTYLQEAKYDPEFCRQMTKTISEVIKTQVKELAIPRYKLIVMVYIGQRDDQSILIGSRCLWNPKSDTVSSYTFKNSTLFALANVYAVYFE is encoded by the exons ATGGCACAGAGGCATGGCAGCAAGCGGCAGGCACAGCAGCTGGAGCAGGGTGCCGAGATCTCACATCGTGGACCACACCCACAAAGCAGAGACAACAACCT TTCTGTCAGTACCGTGTCCCACTCGGATGAGCCCAGCCAACGAGATGAATCCTCTCGCCTTACCGTCCGGATGGAAAACACCTACCAGTTAG GTCCCACAAAACCTTTCCCCGTGGCCACTGTCAATCGTATTTTGGAAGATGTACTAACTACCTACCTCCAAGAAGCAAAATATGACCCGGAGTTCTGCAGACAAATGACTAAAACAATTTCTGAG GTTATTAAGACCCAGGTCAAGGAATTAGCAATTCCGAGGTATAAACTAATCGTGATGGTTTACATTGGACAACGTGATGATCAGAGCATACTTATTGGCAGCAGATGCCTCTGGAATCCTAAAAGTGATACCGTCTCATCCTATACTTTCAAAAATTCTACTCTCTTTGCACTTGCAAATGTCTACGCAGTTTACTTTGAGTGA